The proteins below are encoded in one region of Helicoverpa armigera isolate CAAS_96S chromosome 11, ASM3070526v1, whole genome shotgun sequence:
- the LOC135117522 gene encoding coiled-coil domain-containing protein 93-like: protein MAAKQKNIFTRSKPLMNIYSGVDHEGKEVEVREDAEQLVKWHEISDALVAAGYYRAQLQGLSEFDKIVGGLTWCIELCDIDVDVSLLFEENLTIGKKIALTEKIVKVLPSMKCPYTLEPHQIQGLDFINIYPLVLWLIKYSSEFREAKEDELRKFAVMQYDKSHIFESDRAVFMQREKLLRNLAVVQNLYKPCRVRKRKGGLPANELEQVNATLSEYDQRMLMHVSANKADVKNDDGLDFLYDYEKTLADPTEITTEANRYEKGEPKGSDADTKIHYAVLHSELTGEVSKELEEREKQKYSEDVERLTQNIDVLQKEMEQFKETHQGKMENAKLQYTDVRGKLQKITKKLMKCDGFSDKDVKQFYKSLKELARERNELLQIIEHRNKEHTKLEDKLRAAKDPDTKIEEKPLSPAELKEFNEREEKLKAFITSMRLELAKLNREVLRYSNAIDEVPGTAELLQYEKRFIELYNQVASKHKETKQYYIFYNTLLEVKLYTSKELSLLNSILDNYEEAMSSVRKREEFMTQFESIVEWVNHTVKKVEEKFKSEKEQKNDLYNEYSRLIDVQRQYAAALKKLGEQRQKIERHS from the exons ATGGCtgcaaaacagaaaaatatatttacacggAGTAAGCCTCTGATGAACATATACAGTGGCGTAGACCATGAAGGCAAAGAG GTGGAGGTGCGTGAGGATGCAGAGCAGCTAGTGAAATGGCATGAAATATCAGATGCGCTGGTCGCAGCTGGCTACTACCGTGCTCAGCTGCAGGGGCTGTCGGAGTTTGATAAGATTGTGGGCGGGCTCACATGGTGCATAGAGCTGTGTGACATAGATGTTGATGTCAGCCTCCTGTTCGAAGAGAATCTCACCATTGGCAAGAAAAT AGCATTGACGGAAAAAATTGTGAAAGTATTGCCATCAATGAAATGTCCCTATACATTAGAGCCACATCAAATACAAGGGTTAGACTTTATTAACATTTACCCATTAGTATTGTGGCTGATTAAATACTCAAGCGAGTTTAGGGAAGCTAAAGAGGATGAGCTACGCAAGTTTGCTGTCATGCAATATGATAAGAGCCATATATTCGAGTCTGATAGAGCTGTCTTTATGCAGAGAGAAAAACTATTACGAAATCTAGCTGTTGTACAG aatTTGTATAAACCATGCAGAGTTCGCAAGAGGAAAGGTGGTTTGCCTGCAAATGAGCTGGAGCAAGTGAATGCCACTCTCTCAGAGTACGACCAGCGTATGTTAATGCATGTGTCCGCTAACAAAGCTGACGTTAAGAATGATGATGGACTAGATTTCTTG TATGATTATGAGAAGACTTTGGCAGACCCTACTGAAATAACTACAGAA gctAATAGATATGAGAAGGGTGAACCAAAGGGTAGTGATGCTGATACCAAAATACATTATGCAGTATTACATTCAGAGCTTACTGGCGAGGTTTCCAAAGAATTGGAAGAGCGAGAAAAGCAAAAGTATTCTGAAGATGTAGAAAGACTTACCCAGAATATAGATGTACTGCAGAAAGAGATGGAGCAGTTCAAAGAAACCCATCAGGGGAAGATGGAAAATGCTAAACTGCAGTATACAGATGTTCGAGGAAAACTACAGAAGATAACTAAGAAATTGATGAAATGTGATGGTTTCAG tGATAAAGATGTAAAGCAGTTTTACAAGTCATTAAAGGAGTTAGCCCGGGAGAGGAATGAATTGTTGCAAATAATTGAACATAGGAATAAAGAACATACAAAACTTGAGGACAAGTTGAG AGCCGCAAAAGATCCGGATACCAAAATCGAAGAGAAACCATTGTCGCCAGCAGAGTTGAAGGAGTTTAATGAAAGAGAGGAGAAATTGAAGGCTTTCATTACTAGTATGAGATTAGAATTAGCCAAGTTGAACCGCGAAGTCCTACGGTATTCTAACGCCATTGATGAAGTTCCCGGTACTGCCGAGTTGCTGCAATACGAAAAGAGGTTCATTGAACTTTACAATCAAG TGGCATCTAAGCACAAGGAAACGAAACAGTATTACATATTCTACAACACTCTACTAGAAGTTAAACTATATACCTCAAAAGAGCTGAGTCTGCTTAATTCGATTCTGGACAACTATGAAGA GGCTATGTCTTCAGTCAGGAAGAGGGAAGAATTTATGACGCAATTCGAATCCATAGTTGAGTGGGTCAACCATACTGTCAAAAAGGTCGAGGAGAAATTCAAAAGTGAAAAGGAACAGAAAAATGATCTCTACAATGAATATTCCAGGTTGATTGATGTCCAAAGACAATATGCTGCCGCATTGAAGAAATTAGGAGAACAGAGGCAAAAAATAGAGAGACATAGTTGA
- the LOC110370141 gene encoding large ribosomal subunit protein eL14, protein MPFARFVEPGRVALVADGPLKGKLVSVVDVIDQTRALVDGPCSGVSRQQLRLNQLHLTKFRLNYPFTAPTRVVRKAWTDAKLTEKWTESQWATKLANKEKRAQMTDYDRFKLTSARVKRNRARTAVFKSLKVKAARSGSFGKKRVPKAAVKKVRTKKPSGKKPAKK, encoded by the coding sequence ATGCCTTTCGCACGGTTTGTAGAACCAGGGCGTGTTGCCCTGGTAGCAGACGGTCCCTTGAAGGGAAAGTTAGTGAGCGTGGTTGATGTTATTGACCAGACTCGCGCTCTCGTCGACGGGCCTTGCAGCGGCGTCTCACGTCAACAGCTCCGCCTCAACCAACTGCATCTCACCAAGTTCCGTCTCAACTACCCATTCACAGCACCCACACGCGTCGTGAGGAAAGCATGGACAGACGCTAAGCTGACCGAAAAGTGGACAGAGAGCCAATGGGCTACCAAGCTCGCCAACAAAGAGAAGCGTGCACAGATGACCGACTATGACCGCTTCAAGCTGACGTCCGCTCGCGTCAAGAGGAACCGCGCGAGAACAGCAGTGTTCAAGAGCTTGAAGGTGAAGGCAGCCCGCTCCGGTAGCTTCGGCAAGAAGCGTGTACCCAAGGCGGCGGTCAAGAAGGTGCGCACCAAGAAGCCCAGCGGCAAGAAACCGGCGAAGAAGTAA
- the LOC110370183 gene encoding intraflagellar transport protein 172 homolog codes for MRLKYSKTILEAQDTESPIADICWSPNNVKLAVATCDRLVLLFDREGTRRDKFATKPADAAAGKKSYVITSIAFSENSELLGVAQSDNMVFVYRVGADWSGKKVICNKFPLTGTPMALVSADNGFFTGTSDGKIRTLDCKSNKSSSMWTGGACCVSLARGGEGTLASGHVDGTLYLNGRLLLRYALPPTALVLLPPYLIVGSCDGRVSVYEAQRGALLRSLEPQLPPDRRDLISAAPSPSGQTVAFGVFDGCLVGEVKDSGGVELTMLNIPNLYAARALAWSGDGTKLAIASQTGAVIQLEAVLRRWVWRDSVCVQHVSARQLVLSRVAHDAPPLTVTTKHAPDIFNVRFIGNDWYAVCRTSCTLILCDIARGLTSEIAWSGGGERVYAAVGGACLLHRAGELSVVEYGLDKVLHTVRTERVNPHVLSVRINEGATGAEAGDRKHLAYLLDRQTIAVVDLTTGIQLGQWWHEARVDWLELNESGQLLLLRDTRRRLALLKLNTGDKEIIASGVSFVQWIENSDAVVAQTPTHLLVWYSAWDPGSVEMAECGGAVAVEVISRRVILDGGLLPYLQLDEHRLAFNNALRSGDLAGCARYLDGVGSNADVAPLWRQLAERALADDDVQLAAKCYREVDDVARTFYLEKTVELAAAEGDGDVSVGLNNATVRARLAIFNGDLSAAEECYVRRAGRPDLAVDMYKQFNKWTDAIALAERTDRASVATLKQQHMDYLTSTGRLGEAGAVLAASGDVQGAVKLWLRGGRSRRAAALLLQHPQLLRDTDLVDNVHTQLIQEEWWETAGEISERRGDTRAAVEYYAKGNNYARAVQLARESCPGEVTSLEGMWGSWLVSSRQAGAAVPHLIEAGESRAALDAALAAHHYRKALQIMQAIDDKESIREQCERLGDHFISTREWETAERVLTSCGMAERCVRAYNTAGKVADGLQLAAAQLTEEQTRDIYIPLAQQLRQDGQLRKAEQIYIGLGEPDEAISMYKEASQYEAMLRLVAAHRSSLLEATRRHIAQALHASGDLRAAENYYIQAGEWKSAIQMYRSAGQWEGAERVARAHAPSAVQQQVALQWAGALGGAPAARLLAARGLAALGARWALQAQRWDIAMELCSLGGGMTRSEVARAEAASLADERPDEAEAAFLRAGAADHAVRMWLQHGKHQRALALAEQHAPTLVEEVLVEGARAAAERGDLVQFETLMIRANRPREVVQHYKDLELWDEAARVSREYVPDSAGEDGEAVPSEVPALLARAAEHAESADWARAVRLLGAASAAAAATAPRLAERAALRAARLARDHLQGAQRRAAADMLAERFAAIGQNDIGDQLRAALTEGYETDNEAPGPSTEYEEEEEEQEAPREAESEAEAETEALERLARGGHWQRCLAHAGRRAPHYALRYAAHLFKAHPRMEGIDIDSEEPPEVLTQVLDVLRQYLGSDEPGIESLTGSDAPLARAVCSELLVRVSTAPKSVSALKDAATVMVAASAEDRVLQAITLLIALHVPQIAGKAARALPRYTDIIVADVAYYACGMAVRAEGPSGAREAFVLLNRCLDLAEAADDDSAHLLDYTDFECTDWSRTPLLLDSGCVRGAALEDAREWVLAVSMDQAVEQTLPVDGRDMYASNVGETEPCCVVTGYPLGSRLVTFTNGRCANREWWSRVVSSARSGGAAAALLQHVEAWCGPADYHHV; via the exons ATGCGGCTTAAATACTCTAAAACTATTTTAGAAGCACAG GACACGGAGAGTCCTATAGCTGATATCTGCTGGTCTCCTAACAACGTGAAGCTAGCTGTAGCAACATGTGACCGATTGGTGTTGCTGTTTGACCGGGAGGGCACTCGACGTGATAAATTCGCCACCAAACCAGCTGACGCTGCTGCAGGGAAGAAGTCTTATGTTATAACAa GTATTGCATTCAGCGAAAATTCAGAACTACTCGGGGTAGCTCAGAGCGATAACATGGTGTTTGTATACCGCGTGGGAGCTGACTGGAGCGGCAAGAAAGTCATCTGCAACAAATTCCCATTAACTGGGACCCCGATGGCTTTGGTGTCGGCAGACAACGGCTTTTTTACTGGGACCAGTGATGGGAAGATAAG GACTCTAGACTGTAAGAGCAATAAGAGCAGTAGTATGTGGACTGGAGGCGCTTGCTGCGTGTCACTAGCGCGCGGGGGCGAGGGCACTCTGGCTTCGGGCCACGTCGACGGGACGCTCTACCTTAACGGACGGTTGTTGCTGCGGTATGCTCTGCCACCCACTGCCCTGGTCTTGCTGCCTCCTTac CTGATAGTGGGGTCTTGTGACGGGCGCGTGTCCGTGTACGAAGCACAGCGCGGTGCTCTTCTGCGCAGCTTGGAGCCTCAGCTGCCGCCTGATCGCCGAGATCTCATCTCAGCAGCGCCCAGTCCTTCTGGACAG actgtAGCATTCGGAGTCTTCGACGGCTGTCTAGTAGGAGAAGTAAAGGATTCCGGAGGTGTGGAGCTTACAATGTTGAACATCCCCAACCTCTATGCAGCACGTGCGCTCGCTTGGAGCGGCGACGGCACAAAGCTTGCGATAGCTTCACAAACCGGTGCTGTAATACAACTTGAAGCTGTCTTGAG ACGTTGGGTGTGGCGCGACAGCGTGTGTGTGCAGCACGTGAGCGCGCGGCAGCTCGTGCTGTCGCGCGTGGCGCACGACGCGCCGCCGCTCACCGTCACCACCAAGCACGCGCCCGATATATTCAACGTGCGATTTATTG GAAACGATTGGTACGCAGTATGCCGTACTAGTTGCACGTTAATATTATGTGACATCGCAAGAGGATTAACTAGTGAG ATCGCATGGTCGGGTGGTGGAGAAAGAGTGTATGCGGCAGTGGGAGGTGCCTGTCTACTGCATCGAGCCGGCGAACTAAGTGTTGTTGAATATGGTCTCGACAAAGTGCTGCATACT GTTCGTACAGAGCGAGTGAACCCTCACGTGCTGAGCGTGCGTATAAACGAAGGCGCGACGGGCGCGGAGGCGGGCGACCGCAAGCATCTCGCCTACCTGCTCGACCGACAGACCATTGCCGTCGTTGATCTTACCACTG GAATCCAGTTAGGTCAGTGGTGGCATGAGGCGCGCGTTGACTGGCTGGAACTGAACGAAAGCGGACAACTGTTACTGCTGAGAGATACCAGGCGAAGACTTGCCTTACTGAAGTTAAATACTGGTGACAAG GAAATAATAGCAAGCGGGGTTTCTTTCGTGCAATGGATTGAGAATAGTGATGCTGTTGTCGCTCAAACACCGACCCATTTGCTTGTATG GTATAGTGCCTGGGACCCAGGCAGCGTAGAGATGGCGGAATGCGGCGGCGCGGTGGCCGTCGAAGTGATCTCGCGACGCGTCATACTTGATGGAGGGCTACTACCATATCTACAGCTGGACGAACATCGACTCGCTTTTA ATAATGCGCTTCGAAGCGGTGATCTAGCTGGGTGTGCCAGATATCTGGACGGGGTTGGCAGTAACGCAGATGTTGCTCCTTTATGGAGGCAGCTCGCTGAACGTGCTCTAGCCGATGATGATGTACAG TTGGCTGCTAAATGCTACCGTGAAGTTGACGACGTAGCGCGTACATTTTATTTAGAGAAGACCGTTGAATTGGCTGCTGCTGAAGGCGATGGTGACGTCAGTGTTG GTTTAAACAATGCCACAGTAAGGGCTCGTTTGGCAATATTCAACGGTGACTTATCCGCTGCAGAAGAGTGTTATGTCAGACGGGCTGGTAGACCGGACCTTGCAGTGGATATGTATAAGCAGTTCAATAAGTGGACCGATGCGATTGCACTTGCTGAGAGAACTGATCGAGCGTCTGTGGCTACGTTGAAACAACAGCATATGGATTATTTGACTTCTACTG GTCGTCTAGGCGAGGCCGGTGCAGTGTTAGCAGCATCAGGCGACGTGCAAGGCGCAGTGAAGCTGTGGCTGCGAGGCGGCCGCTCCCGACGTGCCGCGGCGTTACTGTTGCAGCATCCGCAGCTGCTCAGAGACACTGATCTCGTTGATAATGTGCATACGCAGCTTATTCAG GAAGAATGGTGGGAGACGGCAGGTGAAATATCTGAGCGCAGAGGCGATACACGTGCGGCAGTGGAGTACTACGCTAAAGGAAATAACTATGCCAGAGCTGTTCAGTTGGCTAGAGAG TCATGTCCAGGCGAAGTGACGAGTCTAGAAGGCATGTGGGGCTCGTGGCTAGTGTCATCGCGTCAGGCGGGTGCTGCCGTGCCGCATCTCATTGAGGCAGGAGAATCTAGGGCTGCACTCGATGCTGCGTTAGCGGCCCATCATTATAGGAAGGCCTTGCAGATTATGCAG GCTATAGACGACAAGGAGTCTATCAGAGAGCAATGTGAGCGACTCGGTGATCATTTTATTTCCACTCGA GAATGGGAGACGGCAGAGCGCGTACTTACCTCATGCGGTATGGCAGAGCGTTGCGTCCGCGCATACAACACCGCGGGGAAAGTGGCCGACGGCTTACAGCTCGCCGCCGCACAACTCACTGAGGAACAAACGAGAGACATCTACATACCACTAGCGCAACAGTTGAGGCAAGACGGACAACTTCGCAAGGCCGAACAGATTTATATAGGACTCGGAGAACCAGATGAGGCTATTTCTATGTATAAG GAAGCGTCTCAATACGAAGCAATGTTACGCTTGGTGGCAGCTCACCGCAGCTCGCTGCTGGAAGCCACGCGTCGCCACATCGCGCAAGCTCTGCATGCCTCCGGAGATCTGCGTGCCGCTGAGAATTATTACATACAGGCCG GTGAGTGGAAGAGCGCGATACAGATGTACCGGTCGGCGGGGCAGTGGGAGGGCGCAGAGAGAGTTGCTCGCGCGCATGCTCCCAGCGCTGTGCAGCAACAG GTGGCACTACAATGGGCGGGTGCCCTTGGCGGCGCCCCGGCAGCGCGGCTGCTGGCGGCGCGGGGGCTGGCCGCGCTCGGGGCACGGTGGGCACTGCAGGCACAGAG ATGGGACATAGCAATGGAGCTATGCAGCCTAGGAGGCGGTATGACTCGTAGCGAGGTAGCTCGTGCAGAAGCCGCATCATTGGCTGACGAGCGGCCGGATGAAGCCGAGGCCGCGTTCCTGCGAGCCGGCGCGGCTGATCACGCAGTCCGCATGTGGCTGCAGCACGGGAAACATCAGAGAGCACTGGCGCTGGCTGAACAACATGCTCCTACTCTG GTTGAAGAGGTGTTGGTCGAAGGAGCAAGAGCGGCCGCTGAGCGGGGAGATCTGGTGCAGTTTGAAACGCTTATGATCAGAGCTAACAGACCACGTGAAGTTGTGCAACACTACAAAGACTTAG AGCTATGGGACGAAGCTGCTCGCGTATCCCGGGAATACGTCCCAGACAGCGCTGGGGAGGACGGCGAGGCGGTTCCGAGCGAAGTGCCCGCTTTACTCGCTCGAGCTGCCGAGCACGCGGAGAGTGCAGACTGGGCTCGGGCTGTGAGGCTGCTGGGAGCCGCTAGCGCTGCTGCCGCCGCCACGGCACCGCGCTTGGCTGAGCGAGCCGCCCTCAGGGCTGCCAGACTTGCGAGGGATCATCTACAGGGAGCTCAGAGACGGGCTGCTGCTGATATGTTAGCCGAACG ATTTGCTGCGATTGGTCAAAATGATATCGGCGATCAACTTCGAGCTGCTCTCACTGAAGGTTACGAGACGGATAATGAAGCACCAG GACCATCAACGGAATACGAAGAAGAGGAAGAAGAACAGGAGGCTCCTCGCGAGGCGGAGTCGGAGGCCGAGGCAGAGACCGAGGCGCTAGAGCGGCTGGCGCGAGGCGGGCACTGGCAGCGCTGCCTCGCTCACGCCGGCCGCCGGGCGCCACACTACGCGCTCAGATATGCCGCACATCTGTTCAAAGCTCACCCG CGCATGGAAGGTATCGACATTGACAGTGAAGAGCCTCCAGAAGTTCTAACGCAAGTCCTAGACGTGTTGCGTCAATACCTCGGCAGTgacgaaccgggaatcgaatctCTGACCGGCAGTGACGCGCCTTTAGCCAGGGCGGTGTGCAGTGAGCTGTTAGTCAGAGTATCTACTGCACCTAAATCAGTATCCGCGTTGAAGGATGCAGCTACGGTTATGGTGGCTGCCAGTGCTGAGGATAGAGTTCTACAG GCAATTACTTTATTGATTGCACTTCACGTGCCTCAAATAGCCGGTAAAGCAGCGAGAGCGCTGCCTCGCTATACAGACATCATTGTAGCAGATGTGG CATATTACGCATGCGGTATGGCAGTGAGGGCAGAAGGACCAAGCGGAGCTCGCGAGGCGTTTGTCTTACTCAACCGCTGTCTCGACTTAGCTGAGGCAGCTGACGATGACTCCGCACACCTGCTTGACTATACTGATTTTG AGTGCACTGACTGGAGTCGAACCCCACTACTGTTAGATAGCGGCTGCGTTCGCGGGGCTGCACTGGAGGACGCTCGCGAATGGGTGCTCGCAGTCTCTATGGACCAAGCTGTTGAACAG aCTTTGCCTGTGGATGGCCGAGACATGTACGCGTCCAATGTTGGCGAGACGGAACCGTGCTGTGTGGTCACCGGTTATCCATTGGGCTCTAGGCTCGTCACTTTTACTAacg GTCGTTGCGCCAACCGCGAGTGGTGGTCGCGGGTGGTGAGTTCGGCACGTAGCGGCGGGGCTGCGGCCGCATTGCTACAGCACGTGGAGGCCTGGTGCGGCCCGGCTGATTATCATCACGTTTAG
- the LOC110370065 gene encoding uncharacterized protein LOC110370065, which produces MPYVMVMGSLSAPHLSKDEGATVYGLKSEERASLVRELNTSFGMQVAAASEPERTVRITQKGLTLVVVNRLHALFGYDVVSHAMAMTNANRELISFTMYKKTNTGSQGHSHNQGHGHSHHSQGQVRGPSHKSAPKPHSSVVTL; this is translated from the exons ATGCCGTACGTAATGGTTATGGGCAGTCTTAGCGCGCCTCATCTGTCGAAGGATGAAGGTGCAACAGTGTATGGACTCAAGAGTGAGGAGAGGGCTTCATTAGTCAGG GAGCTGAACACGTCTTTCGGCATGCAGGTTGCAGCAGCATCTGAACCAGAACGAACTGTCCGTATAACTCAGAAGGGACTCACTTTGGTCGTGGTGAACCGTCTGCACGCGTTATTTGGATATGACGTCGTCTCACACGCCATGGCAATGACAAATGCCAATCGAGAACTGATCTCCTTTACTATGTACAAGAAAACTAACACAGGTTCACAAGGTCACAGTCACAATCAAGGTCACGGCCACAGCCATCACAGTCAAGGTCAAGTTCGAGGTCCCTCCCACAAAAGTGCTCCCAAGCCTCACAGCAGTGTGGTCACGCTCTGA
- the LOC110370184 gene encoding sperm-associated antigen 6 yields MSHSMSSPRNIQLVFETYQKARLVFVQTMAELATRATNVKCLESAGVLDLLRPLLSDACSTVRQCAVVAAARLAEHDEGVARQLLNGGMVTITLENLNKYNVYYKRSALYLMRAVAKHNEELASAIVRLGALEHIVSCLEDFDTQVKENAAWALGYIGKHSEQLAGLVVDAGTLPLLVLAFQEPEMSLKQISAGALVDLAQHKPEAVVDAGAICHLVHGLENQDPKLKRSTLCALGAVAGARTELAEAVVAGGALPPALLHAGHDAAPVRRAAACLLRDIVKHSVDLAQLVVNTGGCGPLVELLSEPAGGARVPACMALGFIAGQSDQLAMAVIESKAIPALVEILQNTEAEDAEICAAAWTLGHIAKHSPQHSLAIAVANALPRLLQLYTSPKSSGEVRARTSCALKQSLQCCLHRPALEPLLHSAPAGILKYVLAQYAKILPNDARARRLFVTTGALKRVQEIDSVPGSSLKEYINIINSCFPEEIVRYYTPGYSDSLLDRVEAYTPQIPELFTDRVPSDCQSELTIENAN; encoded by the exons atGAGTCATTCTATGAGCAGTCCAAGGAACATCCAATTAG TGTTCGAGACGTACCAGAAAGCTCGACTGGTGTTTGTTCAAACTATGGCCGAACTGGCAACAAGAGCCACTAATGTTAAATGCTTGGAAAGCGCGGGTGTACTTG ATCTATTAAGACCTTTGCTGTCTGACGCATGCAGCACCGTCCGCCAGTGCGCGGTTGTAGCGGCTGCTAGACTCGCCGAACACGATGAAGGGGTAGCCAGACAACTGCTCAACGGGGGAATGGTTACAATCACACTGGAGAATCTCAACAAATATAAT GTGTATTATAAAAGGTCTGCACTTTATCTAATGAGAGCAGTAGCTAA GCACAATGAGGAACTTGCTTCTGCTATTGTGCGACTCGGGGCTTTAGAGCATATTGTTTCATGTCTTGAAGACTTTGATACGCAA GTGAAAGAGAATGCCGCGTGGGCTTTGGGATACATAGGTAAGCACAGCGAGCAATTAGCTGGACTGGTGGTTGATGCAGGCACTCTACCTTTGCTGGTGTTAGCTTTCCAGGAACCAGAAATGAGTCTAAAACAA atttcTGCTGGTGCTCTGGTAGACTTGGCCCAACATAAGCCTGAAGCGGTAGTGGATGCTGGCGCTATATGTCATCTAGTCCATGGACTGGAGAACCAAGATCCTAAGTTGAAG CGTAGCACACTTTGCGCACTGGGTGCCGTGGCGGGAGCTCGAACGGAGCTCGCAGAGGCCGTGGTGGCTGGTGGAGCCCTGCCACCGGCACTACTGCATGCGGGACACGACGCCGCGCCCGTGCGTCGAGCCGCTGCCTGTCTCCTCAGAGATATCGTCAAGCATTCCGTTGAC TTGGCGCAATTAGTAGTGAACACGGGAGGATGTGGTCCTCTGGTGGAACTGTTATCAGAGCCGGCGGGTGGCGCCCGCGTGCCGGCGTGCATGGCGCTCGGCTTCATTGCCGGCCAGTCCGACCAGTTGGCTATGGCGGTTATTGAATCTAAG GCTATTCCTGCACTAGTTGAAATACTCCAAAACACTGAAGCAGAAGATGCTGAGATTTGTGCAGCAGCCTGGACACTGGGTCATATTGCCAAGCACTCTCCTCAGCACAGCTTGGCTATAGCAGTTGCTAATGCTCTGCCTAGATTGCTACAG CTCTACACCAGCCCCAAGTCGTCAGGAGAGGTTCGTGCAAGAACATCTTGTGCTCTGAAACAGTCCCTTCAGTGCTGCTTGCATCGACCCGCTTTGGAGCCATTGCTGCACTCAGCTCCCGCTGGCATACTCAAATATGTTTTAGCACAGTATGCCAAG ATTTTACCAAACGATGCAAGAGCTCGAAGGTTATTCGTAACCACAGGGGCATTAAAACGAGTACAAGAAATTGATTCAGTCCCAGGATCATCTCTAAAAGaatatattaatatcataaatagTTGCTTCCCTGAAGAGATAGTGAG aTATTATACTCCGGGTTATTCGGACTCATTACTGGATAGAGTGGAAGCTTATACTCCCCAG ATACCAGAACTCTTTACAGATCGAGTACCTAGCGACTGTCAGAGTGAATTAACTATAGAAAATGcaaactaa
- the LOC110370064 gene encoding DNA-directed RNA polymerase III subunit RPC7-like produces MAGRGRGRGGSGLSLTHDQLQALGIARGDNTPQTLAPPPLFPKLEAKPLPLACDAATDYMLIVKDQFIEYLHDSPAYVKQKTQTDGIERYSDKYKMLALDAKKGKVLDCVWANMPVELRPQATRVRVAGRKRKLDDPEAIAKRLQTLEKKEIQEGDETVETNENEDPVKPQEVNDDEEIEDEHEEEFEIDDGTDYANNYFDNGEDYDEEDDNLDDGPVY; encoded by the coding sequence ATGGCGGGAAGAGGAAGAGGCCGCGGGGGCAGTGGTCTATCACTAACCCATGACCAACTACAGGCTCTTGGCATAGCAAGGGGAGACAATACGCCACAAACTTTAGCACCACCGCCGCTATTTCCGAAACTTGAAGCGAAGCCACTTCCACTAGCATGCGACGCCGCTACTGATTACATGCTTATTGTTAAGGATCAGTTCATTGAGTATCTACACGACTCACCGGCGTATGTCAAGCAAAAAACACAAACAGATGGCATAGAGCGGTATTCGGACAAGTATAAGATGCTTGCTCTCGATGCGAAAAAAGGCAAAGTATTGGATTGCGTATGGGCGAACATGCCGGTAGAATTGAGGCCGCAAGCAACAAGAGTACGAGTTGCAGGTCGCAAGCGGAAGCTTGACGACCCAGAAGCCATAGCTAAAAGATTGCAGACATTAGAGAAAAAAGAAATTCAAGAAGGCGATGAAACCGtggaaacaaatgaaaatgagGATCCTGTGAAACCACAAGAAGTAAATGATGATGAGGAGATTGAAGATGAACATGAAGAAGAATTTGAGATAGATGACGGCACAGATTATGCAAACAACTACTTTGACAATGGTGAAGATTATGATGAAGAGGATGACAATCTTGATGATGGACCTGTATACTGA